One Numenius arquata chromosome 9, bNumArq3.hap1.1, whole genome shotgun sequence DNA window includes the following coding sequences:
- the MSGN1 gene encoding mesogenin-1, with protein sequence MDKLHETLINMEDALGSEHSICLSSWDWKSTAGTFELHPVSSPHSLSPTPSFESYSSSPCSAAAETSYGSGGGGSLVGYSLVGYSLVDFPPAYLPSPGQARLPKGTKVRMSAQRRRKASEREKLRMRTLADALHTLRNYLPPVYSQRGQPLTKIQTLKYTIKYISELTELLNSVKRA encoded by the coding sequence ATGGACAAATTGCACGAGACGTTGATAAACATGGAAGACGCTTTGGGGTCGGAGCACTCCATCTGCTTATCGTCCTGGGACTGGAAAAGCACTGCTGGGACTTTTGAGCTGCACCCCGTCTCGTCTCCCCACAGCTTATCCCCGACGCCCTCCTTCGAATCATACTCCTCGTCCCCTTGCTCGGCGGCGGCGGAGACCTCCTACGGCAGCGGGGGCGGCGGCAGCCTGGTGGGCTACAGCCTGGTGGGCTACAGCCTGGTGGACTTCCCCCCCGCCTACCTACCCAGCCCCGGGCAGGCTCGGCTGCCCAAGGGCACCAAGGTGCGGATGTCCGCCCAGCGCAGGAGGAAGGCCAGCGAGAGGGAGAAGCTGCGGATGAGGACCCTGGCCGACGCGCTCCACACGCTGCGCAACTACCTGCCCCCCGTCTACAGCCAGAGGGGACAGCCCCTCACCAAAATACAAACCCTGAAGTACACCATCAAGTACATCAGCGAACTGACGGAGCTCCTCAACAGCGTCAAGCGGGCATAG
- the LOC141468537 gene encoding uncharacterized protein, protein MELRLVERLLLMEILISEIWTQGRPGPMSSECLGNLLRITLSAEYFEDKYLSFSVVDQSGVAWELDEVMASQCGYTVTYSNWSSIEFRASALSCHSHVEKEVFTVTIQIKASHTPDMKNAATHLKSASCHYGPWNPRELVCERNYMEVSVRKEIPQTVKEFIQDEPEDWTLAFPEVKAGEASIWQIVFHQPEEKKALLVSDAWSAGYGLNTTDTRVLLRIPYTAEQIQLIEDQGITFSAVRSSTFYKQRWMILMVDTAVACPVDGVDYANKTIIWTVPKYIQLLSAGATSFKDVLVEAGVDLHKLSAKEMASRKYMLSNDLNAITMKIPIGAEGGYYKTSVSSGQHGAKYTINLFLEHQWEDNKWGLTKHTIIKEIETPFEQVELAITNNSNLSVRLMNVTVGMFLPDVELVNLTVEAVTVAVPEAVQHGYLIYEIRYANGSKAYVIQVPFDAPSIKKEYLRADMRAYTLNVTLTFIIHPTSETFTVPVITVSTPKDAVLPRARGYCDGRNLHLIITRGNVDQNWLPFISEWHLTPEAAQKYNYGLRDNGSHLAVSVPFLSSHVNYEDFHTSGIKASLHLTLKDGITFTNRTDFSVSCRFSPSELIKCLPNGTVVITAVKLVGISDLDTSLLVLRDRECKPSLVTEKTATFKFNVNTCGTNRKFNSTTMTYENEVLYFKPGNDTPLYQLKFVCSYAIKQTVDVRYESKKNPPPSIKPGFGSLALSLKIFKDKSYSDPYQELEYPVVKYLREALYFEVELLQPEDARLELNLNDCWATNSQSQDSLPQWPILINGCANSKDSYRTVFHDVKNSSRVKFPQHLKRFEVRMFSFVQGTTLFQEQLYFHCSVVICSTTQQPSGSLCPRRCDPGKRRLDRSAEPHPHGQVSSGAVLIKKKNNQQR, encoded by the exons ATGGAGCTGAGGCTGGTGGAGAG GTTGTTATTAATGGAGATATTAATCTCTGAAATATGGACTCAAGGGAGACCAG GACCCATGAGTTCGGAGTGCTTGGGGAACCTTTTGCGTATAACGCTGAGTGCAGAATACTTTGAGGACAAATACttatctttttctgttgttg ATCAATCTGGCGTAGCCTGGGAGCTAGATGAGGTCATGGCATCACAGTGTGGCTATACAGTAACTTACAGCAATTGGAGTAGCATTGAGTTTCGTGCTTCTGCACTAAGCTGCCATTCTCACGTAGAG AAAGAGGTGTTCACAGTAACTATACAAATCAAAGCATCGCATACTCCTGATATGAAAAATGCTGCAACTCATCTGAAAAGTGCAAGTTGCCATTATGGCCCATGGAATCCAAGAGAGTTAGTATGTGAAAGAAACTACATGGAG GTTTCTGTCAGGAAGGAGATTCCACAGACTGTAAAAGAGTTCATTCAAGATGAGCCCGAGGACTGGACTCTTGCCTTTCCAGAG GTAAAAGCAGGAGAAGCCTCGATATGGCAAATAGTGTTTCatcaaccagaagaaaaaaaggctcttCTTGTGAGTGATGCTTGGAGTGCGGGTTACGGACTCAACACAACAGACACCAGGGTTCTGCTGCGAATACCATACACTGCTGAGCAAATTCAGCTGATTGAG GATCAAGGAATTACCTTTTCTGCAGTAAGATCAAGTACATTTTACAAACAGCGATGGATGATCCTGATGGTGGATACTGCTGTGGCGTGTCCTGTAG ATGGTGTGGACTATGCCAACAAAACAATCATCTGGACTGTTCCAAAATATATTCAACTGCTCTCTGCTGGAGCAACTAGTTTTAAGGATGTGCTTGTTGAAGCTGGTGTGGATCTACACAAACTATCTGCCAAAGAAATGGCTTCCAGGAAATATATGTTATCAAATGACTTAAATGCAATTACAATGAAGATACCAATAGGTGCAGAAGGTGGCTATTACAAG ACTTCTGTGAGCAGTGGACAGCATGGGGCAAAATACACCATCAACCTGTTCTTGGAACATCAGTGGGAAGATAACAAATGGGGACTAACCAAACACACTATAATCAAAGAAATAGAAACACCATTTGAACAAGTGGAACTTGCTATAACCAACA actcAAATCTGAGTGTGAGGCTAATGAATGTGACAGTGGGAATGTTCCTCCCAGATGTGGAGCTTGTGAACTTAACCGTTGAGGCGGTAACTGTTGCTGTACCTGAGGCTGTTCAACATGGATATCTAATATATGAGATCAGATATGCTAATGGAAGCAAAGCCTATGTAATACAAGTCCCATTTGATGCACCAAGCATTAAGAAAGAG TACCTGAGAGCGGACATGAGAGCATACACCCTCAATGTCACACTTACATTTATAATCCATCCAACGAGTGAGACCTTCACTGTCCCGGTCATAACAGTGTCCACTCCTAAAGATGCAG TACTGCCCAGAGCAAGAGGATATTGTGATGGGAGGAACCTTCATCTCATTATCACTCGTGGAAATGTGGACCAGAACTGGCTACCCTTCATCTCAGAGTGGCACTTGACCCCAGAGGCTGCGCAGAAGTACAACTACGGCCTGAGGGACAATGGCAGTCACTTGGCAGTATCTGtacctttcctttcttcccatgTGAACTATGAG GATTTTCATACCTCTGGAATAAAGGCTTCACTCCACCTAACCTTGAAGGATGGCATCACCTTCACCAATAGGACGGACTTCTCTGTTTCCTGCAGATTTTCACCTTCAGAGCTAATAA agTGCCTGCCCAATGGCACTGTGGTTATTACTGCAGTAAAATTGGTAGGAATTTCAGACCTGGACACTAGCCTGCTTGTCTTAAGGGACAGAGAGTGCAAACCCAGTTTAGTGACAGAGAAGACTGCAACCTTCAAGTTCAATGTGAACACCTGCGGAACAAATAGAAAG TTTAATAGCACAACTATGACATATGAAAACGAGGTACTCTATTTCAAACCTGGCAATGATACACCACTATACCA ACTGAAATTTGTGTGTTCGTATGCAATCAAGCAGACTGTTGATGTCCGATATGAATCTAAGAAAAACCCACCACCCAGTATTAAGCCAGGGTTTGGCTCTCTTGCTCTGTCATTGAAAATCTTCAAAG ATAAATCCTATTCAGACCCCTATCAGGAATTGGAATATCCTGTGGTAAAATACCTGAGGGAGGCACTGTATTTTGAGGTGGAACTGCTCCAGCCTGAAGATGCAAGACTGGAACTAAACCTGAATGACTGTTGGGCTACAAATTCCCAAAGCCAGGACAGCCTTCCACAGTGGCCCATCCTTATAAATGG GTGCGCAAACAGcaaagactcctacagaacaGTCTTCCATGATGTTAAGAATAGTTCCAGAGTAAAATTCCCTCAGCACCTAAAGAGATTTGAAGTGAGGATGTTCAGCTTTGTACAAGGCACAACCCTGTTTCAAGAGCAG CTGTATTTCCACTGCAGTGTGGTGATCTGCAGCACTACGCAACAGCCTTCAGGCTCTCTCTGTCCAAGGAGATGCGATCCTGGAAAACGTAGACTTG ACCGCAGTGCAGAACCACATCCGCATGGACAAGTGTCATCTGGAGCAGTGcttattaagaagaaaaacaaccagcAGAG GTGA